A part of Ziziphus jujuba cultivar Dongzao chromosome 8, ASM3175591v1 genomic DNA contains:
- the LOC107413810 gene encoding uncharacterized acetyltransferase At3g50280, translated as MPSSPSLTLLSKCTVFPDRNSTLGDLKLSVSDLPMLSCQYIQKGGLFTRPPLPVDSFLALMKRGLSQTLSQFPPLAGRLTTDSDGHVYITCNDAGADFIHANAGHIYIRDILGSVHVPECVKEFFAFDRTVSYNGHFRPILAVQVTELADGVFIGCAVNHAVVDGTSFWNFFNTFAEECKGVKRISKQPEFSRQSVLISPAVLKLPEGGPKVTFSNDKPLSERIFSFSREAIRKLKAKTNNQKWTDNEDDDKLTAVEILGKLSNDTFQNNGKMKSLIENWLKNGVVAKQQTAEIESNKATAEISSFQSICALLWRAVTRARKLPSSKVTTFRMAVNCRQRLEPKLDPYYFGNAIQSVPTYASASDVLSRDLRWCAEQLNKNVRAHDSGMVRRFVEDWESNPRCFPLGNPDGASITMGSSPRFPMYDNDFGWGRPMAVRSGRANKFDGKISAFPGREGGGSVDLEVVLSPETMAEIESDFEFMQYVSS; from the coding sequence atgccTTCCTCACCATCTCTAACTCTTCTTTCCAAATGCACCGTCTTCCCAGACCGGAACTCCACTCTTGGAGACCTCAAGCTCTCCGTCTCCGACCTCCCCATGCTCTCCTGCCAGTACATCCAAAAGGGTGGCCTTTTCACTCGCCCTCCTCTCCCAGTCGACTCCTTCCTCGCTCTTATGAAGCGCGGTCTCTCTCAAACTCTATCTCAATTCCCGCCTCTCGCCGGACGGTTAACGACCGACTCCGATGGCCATGTCTATATAACCTGCAATGATGCCGGTGCGGACTTCATTCACGCCAATGCCGGCCATATATACATCCGCGACATTCTGGGTTCTGTCCATGTTCCTGAATGTGTGAAGGAATTCTTCGCTTTCGATCGAACTGTCAGCTACAATGGCCATTTCAGGCCGATTTTGGCCGTGCAGGTTACCGAGCTTGCTGATGGGGTTTTTATCGGATGCGCTGTGAACCACGCAGTCGTCGATGGGACCTCTTTCTGGAATTTCTTCAACACGTTCGCTGAGGAGTGTAAAGGAGTTAAAAGGATTTCGAAGCAACCGGAATTTAGCCGCCAATCGGTGTTGATCTCGCCGGCGGTGCTCAAATTGCCGGAAGGTGGACCTAAAGTTACCTTCTCTAACGACAAGCCGTTGAGCGAGCGAATATTTAGCTTCAGCAGGGAAGCGATTCGTAAGCTGAAAGCGAAAACAAACAACCAGAAATGGACAGACAACGAAGACGACGACAAACTCACCGCCGTTGAAATTTTGGGGAAGCTCAGTAACGACACGTTTCAAAATAACGGTAAGATGAAGAGTCTGATTGAGAACTGGTTGAAAAACGGCGTCGTTGCGAAACAGCAAACAGCAGAGATTGAGTCAAACAAAGCGACGGCTGAGATTTCATCTTTCCAATCGATCTGCGCGCTTCTTTGGCGAGCGGTCACGCGTGCCAGGAAGCTTCCTAGCTCCAAAGTGACGACGTTTCGGATGGCGGTGAATTGCAGGCAGAGACTGGAACCGAAGCTTGATCCGTACTACTTCGGGAACGCAATTCAAAGTGTACCGACTTACGCGTCAGCGAGTGACGTATTGTCTCGGGATCTGAGATGGTGTGCCGAGCAGCTGAACAAGAACGTGAGGGCACACGATAGCGGTATGGTGCGCCGGTTCGTAGAGGATTGGGAAAGCAATCCGAGGTGTTTTCCTTTAGGGAATCCCGACGGCGCGTCGATCACGATGGGTAGCTCACCGAGGTTCCCGATGTACGACAACGATTTCGGGTGGGGAAGACCGATGGCTGTTCGGAGCGGTAGGGCGAACAAATTCGACGGCAAGATCTCGGCGTTTC